Proteins co-encoded in one Brassica oleracea var. oleracea cultivar TO1000 chromosome C4, BOL, whole genome shotgun sequence genomic window:
- the LOC106339302 gene encoding SUMO-conjugating enzyme SCE1-like — protein sequence MASGIARGRLAEERKSWRKNHPHGFVAKPETGPDGSVNLMVWHCTIPGKAGTDWEGGFFPLTMHFSEDYPSKPPKCKFPQGFFHPNVYPSGTVCLSILNEDSGWRPAITVKQILVGIQDLLDTPNPADPAQTDGYHLFIQDAVEYKKRVKLQYKQYPPIV from the exons ATGGCTAGCGGAATCGCTCGTGGTCGTTTGGCGGAGGAGAGGAAATCGTGGAGGAAGAATCATCCTCAT GGTTTTGTGGCGAAGCCGGAGACTGGGCCTGATGGGTCTGTGAATCTAATGGTGTGGCATTGCACTATTCCTGGTAAAGCCGGT ACTGATTGGGAAGGTGGATTTTTTCCATTAACGATGCACTTCAGCGAGGACTATCCAAGCAAGCCTCCCAAATGCAAATTCCCACAAGGCTTTTTCCACCCTAATGTCTATCCATCAGGAACTGTCTGTCTCTCAATCCTCAACGAGGATTCT GGATGGAGACCAGCCATCACTGTGAAGCAGATTCTTGTCGGTATCCAGGATTTACTTGACACCCCTAATCCCGCTGACCCTGCTCAAACTGATGGTTATCATCTCTTCATCCAG GATGCAGTTGAGTACAAGAAAAGGGTCAAGCTTCAGTATAAGCAGTATCCTCCCATTGTCTAA